TATTTAGAGCCATAaagcttttatataattttaaatgtattatgtgttgtaatataaaatcataatttgtgaagaaaaaaccTTATTAGTCAACGAATCTttgaaaatgttaacaaaatgctTAGTTATTTACTAACACTTTGAATTTTGTTGactttcaaattagtttttttttttcgtttttgcctattttgctaaatattaaccaaatttataaaaacatagtatataattgttttagttcaatcaAAATGAACTCGTAGTTTAGCATTTAGCATACATTCATATGAATAGACCCGAAcctctaattttaaatgaatgatgctctcaaaaaacaagaattttatcttcaagttatagttttttcttttgcatttaaaaaagcaatgctcaatttttttcattctaaatattaatttagttccAAACTGAGACATATATTATAAACTAAGTACATCATGTTtactcttattaaatatatttttaattgcattgtcttgtaaaaatatgatgcttacgttaaaaataatacaagaatTTTCTTTATGATAAACTTTCATCCTGTTTAAATAACTGGACGCTGCAAATTCCAACAAAGATGTGAAAACCATGACCGAACAAGCACCAATCCATATATCAATCGCTTTGGCATATGAAACTGGTGGTAATTGAGACCGAATTCCAGAGGCGACTGTCACTAAGCTGAGAAGTGTTGTGACTCCTAAAGCAACTCTTGCAGGGGCAGCTTCAACTGGAACCCAGAATGATACCCAAGATACCATAACTAGCAGAAATGTTGGCAAATATGTCTGTATCAAGTGATAACCATTCTGTCTTACGAAAACAAAACTCACATTTAAAAAGCTGAAAACACCTGAAAGAaagtttcatattattttctgaGTTTGTCTCTAACTGAATTTgcagcacaaaaatatttctttaaaatttagtgagTGGATAATATAGCAGAGTGCCGAGCCtttttaaaaggattatttaacgaaacaaaaatacttGATTGAGAAAATATGTGagcaaaattttactaaaattcgTACAatctaataaaactaatattgtaCCATTATTCGGCGTTACTTAGGCCATTATTTGAAaaagcccccccccccaaaaaaaacctGAGGGCTTTGCCTAAAATTATTCTGAAGTATGGACAGCTTAAACGAGTAATAAGAAATCAATATTTGACTTTAGTTACCTGCTGATGGtgtcatgaaataaatatatatatgctgttcaaataatttattaatcaaagtgttaaaatcttttttttttttaatttcataatgtttaaatgctgagtaaaagtaaaaatctaaCATGCAAAAACCGAATGTGAtgcatatctttttattttatgtgattaCATAGTTTTTTAGAAGATTAAAACCATTTCGActattaagagttttttttttctgaaaaaaaaagaagagtatTATGGATTCTTACTGCTCgtttaagattatatttaaattatatatttgagattatatttaaaaatatttataggaagtTCTTAATAAGAGAGTGGAGATTATAGTTGTAAAATGTATGAATTGATGAAATTATCGTTTACACAGGTTAAGTCTTAAACACACACAGTGTTAAAATATGTGATCCAAACTTTCCTTAAAACATGCAAGTGATGGCGTAAAAGTTAGCAATTTTCCAAGCAAAAGGGCTAAAGTTGACTCAGTGGCCTAAATAACTCGAAATGACAGTACtaataatgaaatgtttaaaaaaaacgcttcgttataaaatgaaaagtttagtaaaaatggaaaagttatttttgtaacataagGTTGAAAAAATGGGATTGGTAAAAAGTAGTCATATCCACTCATATAAAGACACGCAACATGACTTCTGTAATATTTgtggaacaaaaaattataaacagatACTAAAATAATCATAGGCTTTGGGCGGACCAACTCAAATCggatgcttttaattttatagcctAAAttgataaagttaatttattaaaagagttacttttaatttataacctaGATCAAGACTGCGTTGAATGggattaaaagttaaaacataCATAAGTATTAgcagtactttatttacattgcgtaatgggctattggcgacagtcaggaaacagccctgaggatgattcgaagacctGCCATCGCAATTTTCCTCCATTTCAGAGGTGATGGCTTCCCTGCCTTGGTAACCCAACGTAATAGCAAATATGAAATTCTTTGGAAAAGTTTAGAATGTTCCCCGATTTACTTAACCTCCTGAGATCaagctttaaataattgttgaaaatgctatttttacttaatatgtagcttagaagaaagtaaattctcaaaaacatttagtaaaatttagattaaagttTCATAACAGCTTTCAATcgttgcataaaaaaataataaaattttgatttttatcaatttttgctCGTTGTAGGTAATTTCTCCACATTTCAGTCGTGAAACAAAATCTGCTAGACTCGATAAGATATTccataaaactgtttaaaaggTTACTTAAATCAAAGTTTTGATCCTTTCctttcattgtaattaaaaactacaGGGTAAATCCAATTATCTTTTTACTCAGAGATTTGTAGAggcataaaaataatcttaaattatgcCAAATGTTGTCCTATATTAGAAAGAGAGTTCGAGAAAGACTGCAATACCTGTGTCGATATCTCTTTCGAATTCCATAGGCAATTGAGGAAATGTACGAAATTCTGGCACTACGATTTCTTTTTCGAGAGTGATTGGAGTTTCTTCCATCCATTTCACTAATACTTGATCTTTTGTCTGAGCATCtggaaatgaataattaaataataaaatgttaccaTCAtacaaatttgtatatttacataaaatgtctTACAGGATCCGAGTATCACCCAACATCTCTGAGTATCCAATGGATAAAGACGGAAGGACATGTGGCAAGATAAACGAAGGGTTAATCTgcaaaagattattttacacGTTAACAGTGAACCATTTaccaaatagaattttttcatgctttccacataattttggtattatttattgcatttgtaaacgtatataatttttagctaatttttcATATGATGCAGTATGATAGTTAGCGAAAATCTGTTATCATTCACAGGGCCTGATTATCGCCTAGGCGCTATAGGCATGGACCTAGGGCCCACAATATCTGAGGGGCCtcaaaaagttgtaaaaagtCTAATAAAAGGTGGGATAGCTTTGTGTTggtttaagtactaaataaaaaataattcagctaatcaatgacttttagcaaaaatcactgatttctaTTGTTTGTGGTCgccaactatttttattttgataaaacattgttttgttgttttatattttgctttaatttatagacacataaactttatcttagaaaaataatcttcaattgtctgctttcaaaatttcttagaatgtttATCTTGAATCATAcagttcaatagattcttttcTATTGTTAGGACTAATTACTCAAAATACTACGTAAACTTctgtaattcaattttaaaatatttataggggGTCCGGAGAATTTGGTGAGCCTAGGGCCAGAATTTGTCTTCATCGGTCCCtgatcattcattttattacttttttttaaaatttctgaaatttttagtcCAACAACCATAAGAAGACGATTAAAAGTCAGGGATACGGATTTAAGGAAGTTAACCGCTGGATGGGAAGCAAATCGTGATTCTTCAGCACAATTTACTTACGCGAGTCGAGGGTCTTCTTACGGCTGATGGAcaatatatctaaaatttaaaaaaaaagtttttaaatttatccgtCTTACTACTTAAGGATTACTTGCTGCACCCATCTTTTTATTGAAAGGTTTGTCACGAATGAGTTTCGagatataacatgaaaaaattgaatggtggaaaattttttgaatcattttgtgGCAAAGTAAATGACgaactatttaaaacaaatgagaGATAATGTAGTTCATtggacaaatttttttgaaaattttttttgtacagaaTGTAACTACTCAAATAAGttggaaaatttatgaaacatacaTTAAACTGTtgtccattaattttttatgtgatcgtaaaaaaattaatttttgtttaaaaatttaaaatggtctACAGCACAGCagataaaaaacattgataaggATAAGGCATCAACGAAGTATAAATGAATGCAGAATTTTTCCACCAAGAGAAGCGAATGTTGGCACTGGTCTAAGGTACAACACTTAGTccctataatttaatttctcctGATATGCCAAACAAACTGGACCTttttgtgttgttgttgttgttgttaatttacgtcgcactagagctgcacaatgggctattggcgacggtctgggaaacatcccggaggatgatccgaagacatgccatcacaattttgatcctctgcggaggggagaCCTTTTTGTGACTCTTTCACATtaattcaaatacaaattttttggttttgtatttatgtgttCTAGCCTGTCACCTACATTCAAGCACAATATTGAGTGTGTCTCGATAATAAGATAATTAATGATCATATATGTCAGGAGTCTAAATAAccgtctttatttattttttgagcccttgtaaaaaataaagctaaaaatctgtgatttaatattcaattaggccaaaaaatgaatatttaactcAGGAAAAacccttttaaattttgatcaattCATATTTTGATCAATTATTATCATTACCGAGGTCGGATAAAACTAAGGATCAGAAACTAGTTTATTTGAGCTGACTGCGTTTAAGATTCCTTttcaaataaactagttttagatgataaaattattatagtcaGGGTGGTAATGAGACTCACCTCatactaaaaagaatttttccatCAGGTGCGAGCTTAATCAGCTTATTTGGAACTGTCATTGAATGAAAGTTCCCAGATTTtagatttcgaaaaaataaatcaggtttccaaattttatcaatgatATCTTGTCCATTAAGAGTCATGGTTTCATTCATACCATAGATAGAAGTTTTTAATCTAGGATCAATCCATGATTGCCTCAGATAAATATCCATACCAAAATCCTGAAAAACgtaattatgcaaattattgatacattttgtgaaaatatgcATACAAAATCATTTGGGCACAATTAAATGCTAatgcaaaatatcaaatttcaaaatgtcatgccagattgaaaaatattttgctaatgaAGCAAAATTAAGTCTTGAAATGGATTGAAAGTGCGTGATTATCTGTCTTTTCTTACatatacaattttgtaaatttaacgaaaaactTTATAGAAATAGTTCAGGTTTAACTGATAACGGAGATGTTacaattctaaaagaaatagaaaaattatcaaaacctgAAATTTAACTTGAAAGAAAGGGGgaaaatttatctttgaaatcatcaaataataataatttaagatatcaggtatattaaagaatatgcctaaaaaatacacacttttagttagtaattttaaacaaagggGAGAAGAAGTAACTaaaatgttgagaaaaaaattgacatttataaatgatggcaaattattctttttcaaaacataaatgaatAGCAATAATCATTTTGTGGGGAAAAACTGAAACCATACGAACTgctttctttgaagaaaaaccACATAATATCTATACAAAAAGGACAAGATAAAACGTTTCAAGGTAAAAGTTCAAGGAAGTAACAAGTTTATGATGGaaaatacttcattattttattgttaataaatttatttattgttgcaaGTTAATGAGTAACCAGACagaaaacttgatttttaaaggGAACTAGCAAAAGTACTTCTCATTAGAGCACTTCAGGCAAGAGTTTCTCTTCCAAACCCGTTtgtaaaatttacgatttttttttatttttaaaattttggataagcacattacttaatttagaatcgaataatttttttaaaaaattttatactatttaaacactttcaaagttaaacattttagattatttGTCAAGTTCGTGCATTTTTGAGCTATAATGTAATTCTTGAGAGGATACATAGGGTCGAAATGTTGTTTCTGCGGTCAAAAccatgaaaaaacatttatttaaaatagatttcataGTTTTATACTATCAACCGTTATGTACATGTTAAGTTTCACACCTTTACTCttagttaaaaagtttagttGACATacctaaatttgtttaaaatatacgtCTTTACTATTACTAGTATGCTTAGATGCACATTTCGGCgatagattaattaattttatcttaatgacTTCTTTTAATCAGGTGTTTTCTCAGACAAggcaaaaaaaagatttttttttcagggatAAGTTAGAtaagaaacaaagaaattttgacaaactttattactaaattattcagttatcgtaaattaaagtttggatcactttttttccttcttgtaAAGTATATATccgaatattttacaaaatatatctacagaacttattttaaaagtggtaAGTAAAACTCAATTcgaaatataaggaaaaaaaaatgttttctgtgTCACAAAGTCAACACCTTCTGTGAGGTTGACATAAGGACGCctaattttttaccttaaaaatggaataaaacaaTATACAAGCACATAGTAAATCTTCTAAGTATTGACTAGACacaaaaattgcttgaaatgtctttaaaaaattttaatttctaatttttataaaaatttttggggaagaaataaaaaacaaacaaatttgaaataaaaatattattttcttacagttaTGAGTAATTATAGTTAAGAGTATAGGGCAATTCCACGGAAGTGTCAACttataagtgaaatttttaattttaatttcaaaaatagccaaagtctacatattgccgtttcatttttgataattttaaattttttgaatctgggagcattctaaagtaatcacatggctgacaagtgaattgttcacatttgtgctcaaattgttttcttgaaaaatacttataaaataaaagaaatgtatctttctttcgcaatattttgataaaaatatgcatatagtacaaaatttaagcatttaaaacattatcattttaagtttaatatataaaataaaagtaacttcttttacgtcattccgtcacatgtcttaataatgcataaatttcctGAGAACGAAGATAAAATGTGACATTGGCAAGTTAGATATAAAACCTCTTCAGAGACAAcctaattttcaaactgttgaaatttttactaattcttacataaataataatcctgtttatctgttacattctgtttatcatttacatattaataaaacattttttaaatgaagactttcttctactaaactttttgtcattccgtcacagcaAATAGATGTCAATAACTGCTAGCCAACCTgaggttaattttccaaattcacattttacattgcttacacattatactaaaagtataaaatagttcagaaaaataatagctgCAAAATTCGCAGAAACTACCAGTTCTAAGAGGCAtgccaaaatgtcattccgtcgcgcaaataaaaagttcgtaaaattaaaagtaaaaaagatagaaaatcctgtttttttagtttatgaagcgcattatgccaataataatgatatgcatgagaaaaaaaatgtttatttgaaattagatacatagaaacttcaattaattgttattttgcaagtcaaaatgtcattccgtcacatatggaattgccctatattgaattattattaaaactattactgTTATTGCTATtgtcattattaatttcatttttataaatcctgttattattatgaattctaatatta
This region of Parasteatoda tepidariorum isolate YZ-2023 chromosome X1, CAS_Ptep_4.0, whole genome shotgun sequence genomic DNA includes:
- the LOC107446433 gene encoding glycine receptor subunit alpha-2-like isoform X1: MYFLFFSLIRGVICAAILDEDKFNNSLPETFRSNIADGTEIHYSNISTNYHTVAETVFPEITTVIPFHNVRLAFIDKLLEKYDRRAWPTYGTNQPTLVSVNIYINSLGSISAANQDFGMDIYLRQSWIDPRLKTSIYGMNETMTLNGQDIIDKIWKPDLFFRNLKSGNFHSMTVPNKLIKLAPDGKILFSMRLTLRLSCHMSFRLYPLDTQRCWVILGSYAQTKDQVLVKWMEETPITLEKEIVVPEFRTFPQLPMEFERDIDTGVFSFLNVSFVFVRQNGYHLIQTYLPTFLLVMVSWVSFWVPVEAAPARVALGVTTLLSLVTVASGIRSQLPPVSYAKAIDIWIGACSVMVFTSLLEFAASSYLNRMKVYHKENSCIIFNKEKKDAKKNEIEAPPDVIRTIQRRRSHTIDRLSRMIFPAVFLIFNLFYWIYYLTQRAKQREILL
- the LOC107446433 gene encoding glycine receptor subunit alpha-2-like isoform X2, coding for MIMILNYILNLENRFNNSLPETFRSNIADGTEIHYSNISTNYHTVAETVFPEITTVIPFHNVRLAFIDKLLEKYDRRAWPTYGTNQPTLVSVNIYINSLGSISAANQDFGMDIYLRQSWIDPRLKTSIYGMNETMTLNGQDIIDKIWKPDLFFRNLKSGNFHSMTVPNKLIKLAPDGKILFSMRLTLRLSCHMSFRLYPLDTQRCWVILGSYAQTKDQVLVKWMEETPITLEKEIVVPEFRTFPQLPMEFERDIDTGVFSFLNVSFVFVRQNGYHLIQTYLPTFLLVMVSWVSFWVPVEAAPARVALGVTTLLSLVTVASGIRSQLPPVSYAKAIDIWIGACSVMVFTSLLEFAASSYLNRMKVYHKENSCIIFNKEKKDAKKNEIEAPPDVIRTIQRRRSHTIDRLSRMIFPAVFLIFNLFYWIYYLTQRAKQREILL